A genome region from Pseudanabaena sp. Chao 1811 includes the following:
- a CDS encoding Hpt domain-containing protein codes for MVENIETKAIIDISTIVQNYPEFADLPTLNVDTFQGLRQSIDDDLAFSDLVTIYLNSAENLLEEIQIAFANQDPNQFSLSSHSLKSTSASIGAVRLSQICKYLEHVGKTGNINISSDILHLLTNEYEQVIRAIQVRVIEFMAE; via the coding sequence ATGGTTGAGAATATAGAAACCAAGGCGATTATAGATATATCGACAATAGTGCAAAACTATCCAGAATTTGCTGATTTGCCGACTTTAAACGTTGATACATTTCAGGGTTTACGCCAATCAATCGATGATGATCTAGCATTTTCTGACCTAGTTACGATTTATCTAAATTCTGCGGAAAATTTGCTAGAAGAAATTCAAATAGCCTTTGCTAATCAAGATCCCAACCAGTTTAGCTTGTCATCCCATTCTCTCAAATCAACCAGTGCTAGTATTGGCGCGGTCAGACTGTCACAGATATGTAAATATTTAGAACATGTTGGTAAAACTGGAAATATCAATATTTCATCAGATATTTTGCATTTACTAACTAATGAATATGAACAAGTGATTCGGGCTATCCAAGTCCGTGTGATTGAGTTTATGGCAGAATAA
- a CDS encoding sensor domain-containing diguanylate cyclase, with translation MDYQIDSILDTAPCGFLSFNDNSKILIVNTTLLEILGYSIDEIIGQKIELILPIGSKIFYQTHFLPLLKLHNKAEEIYFSLRTKEGRDIPMLINAARQYYSETLVNNCILIPISQRIHYEDEILKSKKIAETAILSQKQTEKELRKLYEELHCATQKLEKLVNIDGLTKIANRRCFDDRLEQEWFRLCREMQPISLLLFDVDYFKRYNDSYGHQIGDECLVKLAQATQQVVCRSADLVARYGGEEFVIILPNTDAQGAIAVAEKLHSTIQDLGIPHQASEASKIVTISLGLATLVPSLDKSPKSLINQADQALYNAKQQGRNQTAIWG, from the coding sequence GTGGATTATCAGATAGACTCTATATTAGATACAGCACCCTGTGGATTCCTCTCATTCAATGACAATAGCAAGATTTTAATCGTCAATACCACGCTATTAGAAATACTGGGATACTCAATAGATGAAATCATAGGACAAAAAATAGAATTAATCTTGCCAATTGGCAGCAAAATTTTTTATCAAACTCATTTCTTGCCTCTTTTAAAACTGCATAATAAAGCTGAAGAAATTTATTTTTCTCTAAGAACTAAAGAGGGAAGAGATATTCCTATGCTGATTAATGCAGCGCGTCAATATTACTCAGAAACTCTAGTCAATAATTGCATTCTGATCCCCATTAGTCAGCGTATTCATTACGAAGATGAAATTTTAAAATCAAAGAAGATTGCTGAGACAGCAATCCTTTCTCAAAAACAAACAGAAAAAGAATTACGAAAGCTCTATGAAGAGTTGCACTGTGCAACCCAGAAGCTAGAAAAGCTAGTAAATATTGATGGATTAACCAAAATTGCTAATCGTCGCTGTTTTGACGATCGCCTAGAACAGGAATGGTTCAGGTTATGTCGAGAAATGCAACCAATCTCTTTGCTCTTGTTTGATGTTGATTATTTCAAACGCTATAACGATTCCTATGGACATCAAATTGGCGATGAGTGTTTGGTGAAACTAGCTCAAGCTACACAACAGGTCGTATGCCGTTCAGCCGATCTGGTGGCTCGTTATGGTGGCGAAGAGTTTGTGATTATTTTGCCGAATACAGATGCACAAGGGGCGATCGCAGTAGCTGAAAAGCTGCATAGTACCATTCAGGACTTAGGTATTCCCCACCAAGCTTCTGAGGCGAGTAAGATAGTCACGATTAGTTTAGGGTTAGCCACCTTGGTTCCTAGTTTAGACAAATCACCAAAATCTCTAATTAATCAGGCAGATCAAGCTCTATATAACGCAAAACAACAAGGACGTAACCAGACAGCAATCTGGGGATGA
- a CDS encoding rhomboid family intramembrane serine protease translates to MKQKLQTISGELKTQFKILGSCVIVFWSVVIVNELLFSGRLNALGILPHHLIGLRGILFAPFLHGGFYHVAANTLPFIVLGWFVMLRNISDFYFVSFISALIGGLGTWLVGRPDSVHIGASGVIFGYFGYLLFRGYFERSFVAIAISVIVAMIYGGLVWGVLPTRAYISWEGHLFGLIGGIIAAKMLSESKNNRL, encoded by the coding sequence ATGAAGCAAAAGCTACAAACAATTAGTGGAGAGCTAAAAACTCAATTTAAGATTTTAGGAAGTTGCGTTATAGTCTTTTGGTCTGTAGTTATTGTTAATGAATTATTGTTTAGTGGCAGGCTTAATGCCTTAGGGATTCTGCCTCATCACTTGATCGGTTTGCGAGGTATTCTGTTTGCTCCATTTTTACATGGAGGCTTTTATCATGTTGCCGCTAATACACTGCCCTTTATTGTTTTAGGGTGGTTTGTGATGTTACGAAACATCAGTGACTTTTATTTTGTATCTTTTATATCAGCGTTAATCGGGGGGCTAGGAACATGGCTAGTAGGTAGACCTGATTCTGTACACATTGGTGCGAGTGGCGTAATTTTTGGATATTTTGGATATTTGCTATTTCGTGGTTACTTTGAGCGAAGTTTTGTGGCGATCGCAATTTCCGTGATAGTCGCCATGATCTATGGCGGATTAGTTTGGGGGGTATTACCAACACGAGCCTACATTTCTTGGGAAGGACATTTGTTTGGGCTTATTGGTGGAATTATTGCCGCTAAGATGCTATCTGAGAGTAAGAATAATAGACTTTAG
- a CDS encoding AAA family ATPase, with translation MEKQLKIQQLVDNLAKAIVGKDEAIQLVLVALFSGGHALLEDVPGVGKTLLAKSLAASISGKFQRVQCTPDLLPTDITGTNIWNPQKGEFQFLPGPIFANVLLADEINRATPRTQSALLEVMEETQVTVDGISRKVPSPFFAIATQNPIEYQGTFPLPEAQLDRFALSFSIGYPSEVEELEMLKRLQSGQIGSANLEPCITPEEVLEIRNLATQVPVSDATSEYIVNVVRATRNDEEITLGVSPRGTSALLRSAQSYALIQQALDPSRQSNYVLPDDVKFLAPYVLGHRIIVAGRRSPKNIIQRLLDVVTVP, from the coding sequence ATGGAAAAGCAACTCAAAATACAACAGTTAGTTGACAATCTAGCAAAGGCGATCGTTGGCAAGGATGAAGCGATTCAACTAGTTTTAGTGGCGCTATTTTCGGGTGGTCATGCCTTGCTCGAAGATGTCCCGGGGGTAGGTAAAACTTTACTAGCAAAATCTCTCGCTGCTTCTATTTCTGGGAAATTTCAACGGGTGCAATGTACACCTGACCTATTACCCACAGATATTACAGGTACAAATATTTGGAATCCTCAAAAGGGAGAATTTCAGTTTTTGCCAGGACCAATCTTTGCGAATGTCTTGTTAGCTGATGAGATTAATCGTGCTACTCCACGTACTCAATCGGCATTGCTGGAGGTAATGGAAGAAACGCAAGTAACGGTTGACGGCATCTCGCGTAAGGTTCCTTCACCATTTTTTGCGATCGCTACTCAAAACCCAATTGAATATCAAGGTACTTTTCCATTACCAGAGGCACAACTTGATCGCTTTGCGTTATCTTTTAGCATTGGCTATCCCAGTGAAGTTGAAGAATTGGAAATGCTCAAAAGATTGCAATCGGGGCAAATTGGCTCAGCGAACTTAGAACCATGTATTACCCCTGAAGAAGTTCTAGAAATTCGTAATCTTGCGACTCAAGTACCTGTCAGTGATGCAACTAGCGAATACATTGTCAATGTGGTGCGGGCAACACGCAATGATGAAGAGATTACTCTCGGTGTGAGTCCTAGAGGGACTTCTGCATTATTGCGATCGGCTCAGAGCTATGCCTTAATCCAGCAAGCGCTCGATCCTAGTCGCCAATCTAATTATGTGCTACCCGATGATGTCAAGTTTCTCGCACCCTACGTGTTAGGACATCGCATTATTGTCGCAGGTAGGCGATCGCCTAAGAATATTATTCAGCGCTTACTAGATGTTGTTACTGTTCCTTAG
- a CDS encoding pyridoxal phosphate-dependent aminotransferase: MTTFPLSQRALQTKESQIREASRYCEKFGAINLAQGLPDFPAPEALKESARAAIASDFNQYADSWGWEKLRVAIAEKMQRDNQITVDPDTEVTVCCGATEGLNIALMSLIDQGDRVLIFEPFYENYIPNLATVGGIPEFITLQPPQWEITQEILEPAFKKGIKAVIINSPANPTGKVWTRTELELIAKLCQQYDVYAITDEIYEYIIYEQEHISLMSIEGMRDRTIVVNGFSKTFCITGWRLGYTVANPILTAAMRRIHDFITICAPAPLQHAALTAMQFGREYFTNMALDYKRKRDLLYPALVELGLSPVLPKGAYYIWTDSSAIAKDAESAAFRLAKEALVAAVPGTCFSHPERDKVNGLRFCFAKKDSTIALAVDNLRKLKL; the protein is encoded by the coding sequence TTGACTACATTTCCGCTATCACAACGCGCTCTGCAAACCAAAGAATCCCAAATTCGTGAAGCCTCCCGTTACTGCGAAAAATTTGGTGCAATTAATCTAGCCCAAGGTTTGCCTGACTTTCCTGCACCAGAAGCACTTAAGGAATCAGCTAGAGCAGCGATCGCGTCAGACTTTAATCAATATGCTGATAGCTGGGGCTGGGAAAAATTGCGCGTAGCGATCGCCGAAAAAATGCAACGGGATAATCAGATTACCGTTGATCCTGATACTGAAGTTACTGTATGTTGTGGCGCAACGGAAGGCTTAAATATTGCCCTGATGTCACTGATCGATCAAGGCGATCGCGTTTTAATTTTTGAGCCGTTTTACGAAAACTACATTCCCAATTTAGCAACGGTAGGCGGCATCCCTGAATTCATTACCTTGCAACCACCACAATGGGAAATTACCCAAGAAATCCTTGAACCTGCGTTTAAAAAAGGGATTAAGGCTGTAATCATCAATAGCCCTGCTAATCCTACAGGGAAGGTTTGGACAAGGACAGAATTGGAATTAATTGCGAAGCTCTGCCAGCAGTATGATGTCTATGCCATTACCGATGAGATTTACGAATACATCATCTATGAACAAGAGCATATTAGCTTGATGAGCATTGAGGGAATGCGCGATCGCACAATTGTAGTGAATGGCTTCTCGAAAACCTTTTGTATCACAGGTTGGCGCTTGGGCTATACAGTCGCCAACCCTATCCTAACTGCGGCTATGCGTCGCATCCATGACTTCATTACGATCTGTGCACCCGCCCCTCTACAACATGCAGCTCTTACGGCAATGCAGTTTGGACGCGAGTACTTTACCAACATGGCACTCGATTACAAACGCAAGCGCGATCTGCTTTATCCAGCTTTAGTCGAACTCGGTTTATCACCAGTACTTCCTAAGGGTGCATACTATATTTGGACTGATAGCTCAGCGATCGCCAAGGATGCCGAAAGTGCTGCCTTTCGTCTTGCCAAGGAAGCACTAGTAGCGGCTGTCCCCGGAACTTGCTTTAGTCATCCTGAACGGGATAAAGTAAATGGATTAAGGTTCTGTTTTGCTAAGAAAGATAGCACGATTGCATTAGCAGTTGATAATTTGCGTAAACTAAAATTATAG
- a CDS encoding DUF3084 domain-containing protein, which produces MAGYTLVLAILILGGIIATLGDRIGTKVGRARLSMFNLRPRDTATLVTIATGGMISASTLGILLLLSGQLRDGLFRLESIRSELSSSQQQKQKVETELNAAKNEQEKAQQRLGEINKSLVQAVRKQAETQALLQNVETKFQKADEELKKASQQEADLRDRIQNLTKEQENLQTESNQLRQEKERISGELASISRDRETLKQKVDESEQRLVAIEKQRVDLTSEIASLESAREQLIISLEALRKGNVAIFADQILSIGVVRPNLSNAELRQASIQLLQQAERNARELLDFLPDQAPKEPVIRITDAQIEGLLNRIKDGKSYVIRILSAGNFLKRETQVAIAADVTLNRQIFARGDEIATLQFMPNLTPQALASRIEQLFLLVSFRARREGVLANPVTGKVGNFPPDALTELFRVASELKSTYEIRAVAKEAIFPASSLTLELVIRQNGIEIARFS; this is translated from the coding sequence ATGGCTGGATATACGCTGGTTTTAGCGATTTTGATCTTAGGCGGCATTATTGCGACGCTAGGCGATCGCATTGGCACTAAGGTTGGTAGGGCGCGACTTAGCATGTTCAACCTGAGACCGCGTGACACCGCTACCTTAGTGACGATCGCCACAGGTGGCATGATTTCTGCGTCAACGTTAGGAATTTTGTTGCTCCTTAGTGGACAGTTAAGGGATGGACTATTTCGTTTAGAAAGCATTCGCTCAGAGCTATCAAGCAGTCAACAACAAAAGCAAAAAGTTGAGACTGAGCTAAATGCCGCTAAAAATGAACAGGAAAAAGCCCAACAACGCTTAGGAGAAATTAACAAGTCTTTAGTCCAAGCAGTGCGTAAGCAAGCAGAAACTCAGGCTTTGTTACAAAATGTCGAAACCAAATTTCAAAAGGCAGATGAAGAACTCAAAAAGGCTTCCCAACAAGAAGCAGATTTGCGCGATCGCATTCAAAATTTGACCAAAGAGCAAGAAAATCTTCAAACTGAAAGCAATCAACTGCGACAAGAGAAAGAACGGATTTCGGGTGAACTCGCAAGTATTTCCCGCGATCGCGAAACCCTTAAACAAAAAGTTGATGAATCAGAGCAGCGGTTGGTTGCGATCGAAAAACAACGAGTTGATCTCACCTCCGAGATCGCCTCTCTAGAATCCGCCCGCGAACAATTGATCATCAGTCTTGAGGCTCTACGCAAAGGCAACGTAGCCATTTTTGCCGATCAGATTTTGTCAATCGGGGTGGTGCGTCCTAATTTAAGCAATGCGGAATTGCGTCAAGCCAGTATCCAACTATTACAACAGGCTGAGCGTAATGCCCGTGAGCTTCTTGATTTTCTGCCCGATCAAGCACCCAAGGAACCAGTCATCAGAATTACCGATGCTCAAATTGAAGGATTGCTGAATCGGATCAAAGATGGAAAGAGCTATGTGATTCGGATTCTCTCCGCAGGCAATTTTTTGAAGCGGGAAACTCAAGTAGCGATCGCTGCCGATGTCACCCTCAATCGTCAGATCTTTGCACGGGGCGATGAAATTGCTACTCTCCAATTTATGCCAAACCTTACACCACAGGCTTTAGCATCACGTATCGAGCAACTATTTCTATTAGTAAGTTTTCGGGCAAGGCGTGAGGGTGTACTAGCAAATCCTGTCACAGGCAAAGTCGGTAACTTTCCCCCTGATGCCCTAACCGAACTTTTTAGAGTTGCTAGTGAGCTTAAATCGACCTACGAAATTAGGGCAGTGGCAAAGGAAGCAATTTTTCCTGCTAGTTCGCTCACTCTAGAGTTAGTTATCCGTCAAAATGGTATTGAAATTGCTCGGTTCAGTTAA
- a CDS encoding UDP-sulfoquinovose synthase has product MKVLVIGGDGYCGWATALHLANKGYEVGVLDNLIRRHWDNELGVATLTPITSIQERIHKWKSVSGQDIDLFIGDITNYEFLQKAFRSFEPEAVVHFGEQRSAPFSMIDREHAVLTQVNNVVGTLNLLYAIKEHNPECHLVKLGTMGEYGTPNIDIEEGYITIEHNGRKDTLPYPKQPGSFYHLSKVHDSHNIQFACRAWGLRATDLNQGVVYGVLTEETGTDELLINRLDYDGVFGTALNRFCIQAAIGHPLTVYGKGGQTRGFLDIRDTVRCIELAIANPAEAGKMRVFNQFTELFSIRDLALMVQKAGQTLGIKVEVQNIENPRVELEEHYFNAKNTNLLELGLQPHFLSDALLDSLLNFAVRYRDRVDEKQILPKVKWRS; this is encoded by the coding sequence ATGAAAGTACTGGTAATTGGTGGTGACGGTTATTGCGGATGGGCGACAGCGTTGCATCTCGCCAATAAAGGCTATGAGGTTGGTGTTTTAGATAATTTAATTCGCCGACATTGGGACAATGAGTTAGGTGTAGCGACGCTAACACCGATCACCTCTATTCAAGAGCGTATCCATAAGTGGAAATCTGTCTCAGGTCAAGATATCGATCTATTTATCGGCGACATTACTAACTACGAATTTTTACAGAAGGCATTCCGTAGTTTTGAGCCTGAGGCAGTCGTGCATTTTGGCGAACAGCGCTCAGCTCCCTTCTCAATGATCGATCGCGAACATGCCGTACTCACGCAAGTCAATAATGTCGTAGGAACTTTAAATTTGCTATATGCAATCAAAGAGCATAATCCTGAATGCCATTTGGTTAAATTAGGTACGATGGGTGAATATGGTACGCCCAATATCGATATCGAAGAAGGCTATATCACTATTGAACATAACGGGCGCAAAGATACTCTTCCTTATCCCAAGCAACCAGGTAGTTTTTATCATCTCAGCAAGGTACACGATAGCCACAATATTCAGTTTGCCTGTCGGGCTTGGGGCTTACGGGCGACTGACCTAAACCAAGGCGTTGTTTACGGCGTATTAACTGAAGAGACTGGTACGGATGAGTTACTGATCAATCGCCTTGATTATGATGGCGTATTTGGTACAGCATTAAATCGTTTTTGTATCCAAGCAGCGATCGGGCATCCTCTGACGGTCTATGGTAAGGGTGGACAGACGCGAGGTTTTCTTGATATCCGTGATACCGTGCGTTGTATTGAACTAGCGATCGCTAATCCTGCGGAAGCGGGCAAGATGCGTGTGTTTAACCAATTTACTGAGCTGTTCTCAATCCGCGATCTGGCGTTGATGGTACAAAAAGCAGGTCAAACCCTTGGTATTAAAGTTGAAGTTCAAAACATCGAAAACCCTCGTGTTGAATTAGAAGAGCATTATTTTAATGCTAAAAATACTAACCTTCTTGAGTTGGGTTTACAGCCACATTTTCTCTCTGATGCTCTGCTCGATTCATTGCTCAATTTTGCAGTCAGATATCGCGATCGTGTTGATGAAAAGCAAATTTTGCCGAAAGTAAAATGGCGTAGCTAA
- a CDS encoding AbrB/MazE/SpoVT family DNA-binding domain-containing protein — MTKPSRIHSIKLISIGNSKGVRLPKVILQKYGFSDTLLLEETERGILLRQMDDAKLSWEETYQEMAQECEDWEDFDNTLLDGLEMNEVGS; from the coding sequence ATGACAAAACCGTCGCGAATTCATAGCATCAAGCTCATTTCAATTGGTAACTCTAAAGGTGTCAGATTACCCAAAGTTATTCTGCAAAAGTATGGATTTTCAGACACGTTACTTTTAGAAGAGACTGAGCGGGGTATTTTATTGCGCCAAATGGATGATGCAAAACTATCTTGGGAGGAAACTTATCAAGAAATGGCTCAGGAGTGTGAGGATTGGGAAGATTTTGACAATACGCTGCTAGATGGATTGGAGATGAATGAAGTCGGTTCCTAA
- a CDS encoding type II toxin-antitoxin system PemK/MazF family toxin: protein MKSVPKRYEIYFADLNPTLGSEISKIRPVVIISQDAMNSLLDTVVICPLTSKLHPKWRSRLQIICAGSEAEIAVDQIRTISKIRLKNKIDSLSADQAAQLRRIVTEMYGE, encoded by the coding sequence ATGAAGTCGGTTCCTAAAAGATATGAAATATATTTTGCGGATCTCAATCCTACATTAGGCAGTGAAATCAGCAAAATTCGTCCTGTGGTTATCATCAGTCAGGATGCGATGAACTCGTTGTTAGACACAGTAGTTATTTGTCCATTAACTTCTAAACTTCATCCAAAATGGCGCAGTCGTCTTCAGATTATTTGCGCTGGTAGCGAGGCGGAGATTGCCGTTGATCAAATCCGTACTATTAGCAAAATTCGTCTAAAAAACAAGATTGACTCTTTATCTGCAGATCAGGCTGCTCAATTAAGAAGGATAGTTACAGAAATGTATGGAGAATAG
- the arsS gene encoding arsenosugar biosynthesis radical SAM (seleno)protein ArsS (Some members of this family are selenoproteins.): MQVPAIAITPFSQKLTAPLLKHDISVLQINLGKICNLACSHCHVEASPYRTEELSPEICQQLIEIIQRFPQIQTVDLTGGAPEMLYGFRDLVKAARASGKEAIARSNLTIYFEKGYEDIPEFFAQHQVRVVASLPCYLEDNVDKMRGKGVFDKSIQALQWLNRLGYGSDPQLIIDLVYNPQLPTANKFSLAPNQQNLQAAYKAHLQEHFGIVFNNLFTITNLPIGRSKFHLQHRKLEEEYTSFLETNFNPTTLGHVMCRNQLSVDYQGNIYDCDFNQMEDLPARSPHGEVLTIAKILEQGTLDIIQEIQTADYCYGCTAGSGSSCGGALL; this comes from the coding sequence ATGCAAGTTCCTGCGATCGCGATTACACCTTTTTCCCAGAAGCTCACAGCCCCACTTTTAAAACATGATATTTCGGTGTTACAGATCAACTTAGGCAAGATTTGCAATCTCGCTTGTAGCCATTGTCATGTAGAGGCAAGCCCCTATCGCACCGAGGAATTATCTCCAGAAATTTGTCAACAACTAATTGAAATCATTCAACGCTTTCCCCAAATCCAGACAGTGGATCTCACGGGGGGCGCTCCAGAAATGCTGTACGGATTTCGTGACTTAGTGAAAGCAGCAAGAGCATCGGGCAAAGAAGCGATCGCGCGTTCTAATTTGACAATTTATTTTGAGAAGGGCTATGAGGATATTCCAGAATTCTTTGCTCAGCATCAGGTGCGCGTGGTGGCTTCATTGCCCTGTTATCTTGAGGATAATGTGGACAAAATGCGTGGGAAAGGTGTATTTGATAAGTCAATTCAAGCTTTGCAATGGCTCAATCGCTTAGGCTATGGTAGCGATCCTCAGCTAATCATAGACTTGGTATACAATCCCCAACTTCCCACTGCTAATAAATTTTCCCTTGCTCCCAATCAACAGAATTTACAAGCCGCTTACAAAGCCCATCTTCAAGAGCATTTCGGCATTGTTTTTAATAACCTATTTACAATCACCAATCTTCCCATTGGTAGAAGTAAGTTCCATTTACAGCATCGCAAATTAGAAGAGGAATATACATCTTTCTTAGAAACCAATTTTAATCCGACTACACTCGGTCATGTCATGTGTCGCAATCAGCTTTCAGTGGATTATCAAGGGAATATCTATGATTGCGATTTTAATCAGATGGAAGACCTGCCAGCGCGATCTCCTCATGGAGAAGTTCTCACTATTGCCAAAATTCTAGAACAGGGAACTTTAGATATTATCCAAGAAATTCAAACGGCTGACTACTGCTATGGCTGCACCGCAGGCAGTGGATCTAGCTGCGGTGGTGCATTATTGTGA
- a CDS encoding LON peptidase substrate-binding domain-containing protein translates to MTSSSVSVRELPLFPLPELVLFPGQSLPLHIFEYRYRMMINTVLESDRMFGVLMWDSETGKPANIGCVAQIVQYHRLPDDRFKLLTMGQQRFRVLEYVRETPYRVGLVEWIQDEPSSDAPYLLATEVRELLNDVIRLSQKLTDQEIELPKIPRSPIELSYWVASNFQGASLEQQSLLETLDTAARLRREAEILSSTRSQLAARTVLKDTFKEI, encoded by the coding sequence ATGACTTCATCATCAGTTTCAGTTAGAGAATTACCACTGTTCCCCTTACCTGAGTTGGTGTTATTTCCGGGACAGTCTCTGCCGCTTCATATTTTTGAGTATCGCTATCGCATGATGATTAATACTGTCTTGGAGAGCGATCGCATGTTTGGTGTACTAATGTGGGACTCGGAGACAGGTAAACCTGCAAATATCGGATGCGTTGCCCAAATCGTGCAGTATCACCGTCTACCAGACGATCGCTTTAAGCTTCTGACTATGGGACAGCAACGGTTTCGAGTACTAGAGTATGTGCGTGAAACCCCCTACCGAGTTGGATTGGTGGAGTGGATTCAAGACGAGCCGAGCAGTGATGCGCCATATTTATTAGCTACAGAGGTCCGAGAACTGCTCAATGATGTGATCCGTCTTTCCCAGAAGTTAACCGATCAAGAAATTGAGTTACCCAAAATTCCACGCAGCCCGATTGAATTGTCTTACTGGGTAGCGAGCAATTTTCAAGGTGCTAGCCTAGAGCAGCAATCATTATTAGAAACCCTTGATACAGCCGCGAGACTGCGTCGTGAAGCAGAAATATTGTCTTCTACAAGAAGTCAGTTAGCTGCTCGCACCGTTTTGAAAGATACTTTTAAAGAAATCTAG
- a CDS encoding rhomboid family intramembrane serine protease gives MSQKINPLNKEQQKKIFILFFLVSVFWIVVAINEFLFNRSLISFGIMPQSIVGLRGIFIAPFIHASFYSVAENTVPFIILGWLVINRSIKDFYFVFCSSVILSGLGTWLIGKPNTLHIGAGGVVFGFYGYCLFQIYLERKFAIFYTSIAIAIILCALLFFGILPKQSNISWEGFLFGFIGGIIAAKFLASKQ, from the coding sequence ATGAGTCAGAAAATAAACCCATTGAATAAAGAACAACAGAAAAAGATTTTTATTCTATTTTTTTTAGTATCAGTTTTTTGGATTGTAGTAGCTATAAATGAATTTTTATTTAATAGGAGCTTGATCTCATTTGGGATTATGCCTCAAAGTATTGTTGGTTTGCGCGGTATATTCATAGCTCCTTTTATCCATGCAAGTTTTTATTCGGTTGCCGAAAATACAGTCCCATTTATTATTTTGGGTTGGCTGGTAATTAACAGAAGCATCAAAGATTTTTATTTTGTGTTTTGTTCGTCAGTTATTTTGAGTGGTCTAGGAACTTGGCTAATTGGCAAACCTAATACACTACATATTGGTGCAGGTGGTGTAGTTTTTGGATTCTATGGTTATTGTCTATTTCAAATTTACTTAGAACGTAAATTTGCGATATTTTATACTTCGATTGCTATTGCTATAATCCTTTGTGCGCTTCTATTTTTTGGTATATTACCGAAACAATCTAATATTTCTTGGGAAGGCTTTTTATTTGGATTTATTGGGGGAATTATTGCTGCCAAATTCTTAGCATCTAAACAATAA
- a CDS encoding response regulator — MTSSTKTLRVLVVDDHELTRCTLQLALSLQACIGSVEVAINGKEAIAKVQKLEPDVVVMDLHMPVMDGWTASSEIKNKYPHVKIVAYSAADGGKAQAISNGANIDAFCDKGACTRSLLEAIKSVS, encoded by the coding sequence ATGACATCTTCTACAAAAACTTTGCGCGTTTTGGTGGTGGATGACCACGAACTCACACGATGTACTTTACAACTAGCACTTTCTTTACAAGCCTGCATAGGATCTGTAGAAGTAGCGATTAACGGTAAAGAAGCGATCGCTAAAGTCCAAAAGCTTGAGCCTGATGTTGTGGTCATGGACTTACATATGCCCGTGATGGATGGCTGGACAGCCTCCAGTGAAATCAAAAATAAATATCCTCATGTCAAGATTGTGGCTTATTCCGCAGCCGATGGCGGCAAGGCACAGGCAATCTCTAATGGGGCAAATATCGATGCTTTTTGTGATAAGGGAGCCTGTACCCGTAGTTTGCTAGAAGCTATTAAAAGTGTTTCTTAA